A genomic stretch from Leptospira johnsonii includes:
- a CDS encoding CDP-alcohol phosphatidyltransferase family protein — translation MLHEKKPKDLLEERVFTLSNFLSVSRVLLLPFFIHFTRKHIESPRSSEYLFLAIGTCILAVLTDFLDGFLARLLSQESVLGKYLDPICDKFVTIGGLSVIVHYYQFPLWILLIYILRETLGVWLGGFLYLKRGIQGKPNWWGKIGVGLVAAAVLWYMTLPLIGPTLPENHFFHHPEYSGYVLVLILSIGVVAYSKRYWNIVFHPERFILDPEDKKQKKKYELV, via the coding sequence ATGCTTCACGAAAAAAAACCAAAGGATCTACTCGAAGAGAGGGTGTTTACACTTTCTAATTTTTTATCCGTCTCTAGAGTTTTACTTCTTCCTTTTTTTATACATTTCACTCGCAAACATATCGAGTCTCCTCGTAGCAGCGAATATTTATTTTTAGCCATAGGTACCTGTATTCTCGCAGTGCTCACAGATTTTCTAGACGGGTTTCTAGCCCGCCTACTCTCCCAAGAATCCGTCTTGGGAAAATACCTGGATCCTATCTGCGATAAGTTCGTCACAATAGGTGGACTGTCAGTTATCGTTCATTATTATCAATTCCCTCTTTGGATCCTTCTTATCTATATCCTAAGAGAAACTTTAGGAGTCTGGTTGGGTGGATTCTTGTATTTAAAAAGAGGGATCCAAGGAAAACCGAATTGGTGGGGTAAGATCGGAGTTGGTCTTGTTGCAGCTGCGGTTTTGTGGTATATGACCTTGCCTCTGATCGGTCCTACTTTGCCTGAAAATCATTTCTTCCATCATCCGGAATATTCGGGTTATGTCTTGGTCTTGATCCTAAGTATTGGAGTGGTGGCTTATTCCAAAAGATATTGGAATATTGTATTTCATCCTGAAAGATTCATCTTGGATCCGGAAGATAAAAAGCAGAAGAAAAAGTACGAACTGGTCTGA
- the pdhA gene encoding pyruvate dehydrogenase (acetyl-transferring) E1 component subunit alpha: MSQPKTKKETEDLLELYRQMLLIRRFEEASAKAYSMGKIGGFCHLYIGQEAVGVGAISALEQKDYIVSTYRDHGHALARGLEPKALMAELFGKRTGIVSGNGGSMHFFDKKKNFMGGHGIVGGHISLAAGIAYASKYREDGAVTLCFFGEGAANIGSFHEGMNLAAIWKLPLVMICENNHYAMGTPEYRALSVKDVSVRAAAYDIARDHIEGDEVRKVREHVKVAVERARRGEGPTLMEISTYRFRGHSMSDPAKYRTKEELEKYKQGDPLIKAEKDLLAAGWAQEELTKMDEIILKTVEESVDFAEKSEEPPLGWLYKHVYAENV; this comes from the coding sequence ATGAGCCAACCAAAAACAAAAAAAGAAACCGAAGATCTATTAGAATTATACAGACAAATGCTTTTGATCCGTCGCTTCGAAGAAGCTTCCGCAAAAGCGTACAGCATGGGCAAAATCGGCGGCTTCTGCCATTTATACATCGGTCAAGAAGCTGTGGGAGTGGGAGCAATCTCCGCTTTAGAACAAAAAGATTATATAGTCTCCACCTATAGAGATCATGGCCACGCACTCGCCAGAGGATTAGAGCCAAAAGCTCTCATGGCTGAATTATTCGGCAAAAGAACTGGGATTGTATCCGGAAACGGAGGCTCCATGCACTTTTTCGATAAAAAGAAGAATTTCATGGGAGGGCATGGCATTGTAGGCGGGCATATCTCTCTTGCCGCAGGAATCGCCTACGCCTCCAAGTATCGCGAAGACGGTGCAGTTACATTATGTTTTTTTGGAGAAGGTGCAGCAAACATCGGATCCTTTCACGAAGGAATGAACTTAGCCGCTATCTGGAAACTTCCATTAGTCATGATCTGTGAGAACAATCACTACGCAATGGGAACTCCGGAATATAGAGCTCTCTCAGTCAAAGACGTTTCCGTAAGAGCTGCCGCTTATGATATTGCTAGAGATCATATAGAAGGTGACGAGGTCCGAAAAGTCAGAGAACACGTAAAGGTCGCAGTGGAAAGAGCAAGAAGAGGAGAAGGCCCTACTCTCATGGAAATTTCCACCTATAGATTCAGAGGTCACTCTATGTCGGACCCAGCAAAATACAGGACCAAAGAAGAATTAGAAAAATATAAACAAGGAGATCCTCTGATCAAAGCAGAAAAGGATCTACTCGCAGCGGGTTGGGCCCAAGAAGAATTGACCAAGATGGATGAGATCATTCTCAAAACCGTAGAGGAATCTGTAGACTTCGCAGAAAAAAGTGAAGAACCTCCTCTTGGTTGGTTGTACAAGCATGTTTATGCGGAGAACGTATAA
- the fliG gene encoding flagellar motor switch protein FliG, which translates to MDQDSNLKTRDQKVKKAAMLLLSLDKEAAAKALAQLDEKLIEEIVQEMAKIKTISKSEKEEVLLDFQGSLKDLASESRGGIETARELLQKSLGKEKSENILGKLDRKDTEEDFSFLNDAEPQTLAHLLAPEHTQTIAVTLAFLHPKKAAETLKFLPKELQSKVALRLANTTKTHPDAIRQIAKVLKKKYEQRDKSEFSEAGGAEALANILNHMDKSLEETILKELEEQSPELASQVREKLYTFEDVLLLNSKEMRLIINRIGDDDLIAIALRGASDQIKAHFFEAMSKNRANDILESMDIRGKVTLKEITDARNSILTALRDLEEIGEIIIKKDSEEFI; encoded by the coding sequence GTGGACCAAGATTCCAATCTTAAAACCAGAGACCAAAAAGTTAAAAAAGCAGCAATGCTACTGTTATCCTTAGACAAGGAAGCAGCTGCCAAGGCATTAGCCCAGCTGGATGAAAAGTTGATCGAAGAGATCGTCCAGGAAATGGCAAAGATCAAAACGATCAGCAAATCCGAAAAAGAGGAAGTTCTCTTAGATTTCCAAGGTTCCCTAAAAGACCTGGCCTCAGAATCCAGAGGCGGAATTGAAACCGCCAGAGAGTTACTTCAAAAGTCCCTGGGTAAAGAAAAATCCGAAAACATATTAGGAAAACTAGATAGAAAGGACACTGAAGAAGATTTTTCCTTCTTAAACGACGCGGAACCCCAAACACTCGCTCACCTTCTAGCACCGGAGCATACCCAAACGATCGCAGTCACACTTGCATTTTTACATCCTAAAAAAGCAGCGGAAACGCTTAAGTTCCTTCCAAAAGAACTACAAAGTAAGGTCGCGCTAAGACTGGCAAATACGACCAAAACCCATCCAGATGCGATCCGTCAGATCGCAAAAGTTCTTAAGAAAAAATATGAACAAAGGGACAAATCCGAATTCAGCGAAGCCGGAGGAGCCGAAGCTCTCGCAAATATTCTAAATCACATGGATAAATCTTTAGAAGAGACTATCCTAAAAGAACTAGAAGAACAATCTCCTGAACTTGCCTCTCAGGTTCGGGAAAAATTGTACACATTCGAAGATGTTCTTCTTCTCAATTCCAAAGAAATGAGGTTAATCATCAATCGAATAGGAGACGACGATCTGATCGCAATCGCTCTAAGAGGAGCTTCCGACCAGATCAAGGCTCATTTCTTCGAGGCAATGTCCAAAAACAGGGCCAATGATATTTTAGAAAGTATGGATATCCGAGGAAAAGTGACCCTGAAAGAGATCACAGACGCAAGAAACAGTATTCTGACCGCCTTACGTGATTTGGAAGAGATCGGAGAAATTATTATTAAGAAGGACTCGGAAGAGTTTATTTGA
- a CDS encoding pyruvate dehydrogenase complex dihydrolipoamide acetyltransferase yields the protein MAKISEMTQLSPTMSEGVLVKWLKKKGDSVAIGEILAEVETDKAVMEMEAFDSGVLLEILAQEGAKLPVGAPVAIIGKAGEDITSLLSEAKSRSSASATSTPAPSPAASPTASPAPKKQETVVSSTVSEEEEEEAPAPKESPVSRGLSPGALEGRVKASPLAKRLAQETGIDLSKIRGSGPDGRIIKRDIENGISSFSASGTSPFAGGHIQEEKLPISGMRKTIASRLVHSKTHQPHFYLDMEIDADALVHLRENFNSDLKESGEEIKLSINDFIIRASALALLKVPEVNSSWREDHILKHGRVDVGVAVSIEGGLITPYVRNADKRSVLEIGRTVKELASRARERKLKPEEFSDGTFTVSNLGMFGVNRFAAVINEPEAAILAVGNVVSKPVLKNGSIVPGKTLSVCLSCDHRVVDGAVGAGWLEVFRNFLEHPLRLLA from the coding sequence ATGGCAAAAATTTCCGAAATGACCCAACTTTCCCCGACAATGTCGGAAGGTGTTTTGGTAAAATGGCTGAAGAAGAAGGGTGACTCGGTCGCCATCGGGGAAATATTAGCCGAGGTCGAAACCGATAAAGCGGTCATGGAAATGGAGGCATTTGATTCCGGAGTACTTTTGGAAATCCTAGCCCAGGAAGGCGCCAAACTCCCCGTAGGAGCCCCGGTTGCAATTATAGGAAAAGCGGGAGAAGATATCACCTCCCTACTCTCGGAAGCCAAGTCCAGGTCATCTGCCTCGGCTACTTCTACCCCAGCACCTTCTCCGGCTGCCTCGCCTACCGCAAGCCCGGCGCCTAAAAAACAGGAAACTGTAGTATCTTCGACAGTTTCCGAGGAAGAAGAGGAAGAGGCCCCTGCACCCAAAGAAAGCCCCGTTTCCAGAGGACTTTCTCCTGGAGCACTTGAAGGAAGAGTAAAGGCTTCTCCTTTAGCAAAACGTTTGGCCCAGGAAACTGGCATTGATCTTTCCAAGATCAGAGGAAGCGGACCTGACGGTAGAATTATCAAACGAGATATTGAAAACGGGATCTCCTCATTTTCGGCGAGCGGAACTTCTCCATTTGCTGGAGGGCATATACAAGAAGAGAAACTTCCCATCTCTGGAATGAGAAAAACGATCGCTTCTCGTTTGGTTCATTCCAAAACCCACCAGCCTCATTTCTATTTGGATATGGAAATTGATGCAGATGCGCTCGTACATTTGAGGGAAAATTTTAACTCCGACCTAAAGGAATCCGGAGAAGAGATCAAACTCAGTATAAACGATTTTATTATCAGAGCTTCTGCACTTGCGCTTCTAAAAGTACCGGAAGTAAATTCTTCCTGGAGAGAAGATCATATCTTAAAACATGGAAGAGTAGATGTGGGTGTAGCAGTTTCTATCGAAGGAGGTCTAATTACTCCTTATGTAAGGAACGCAGACAAAAGGTCCGTTTTAGAAATAGGTAGGACGGTAAAAGAGCTTGCTTCCCGTGCAAGGGAACGAAAACTCAAACCGGAAGAGTTTTCAGACGGAACCTTCACTGTTTCCAATTTGGGAATGTTCGGAGTAAATCGTTTTGCAGCGGTAATCAACGAACCTGAGGCCGCAATCCTCGCAGTAGGAAACGTGGTATCCAAACCGGTACTCAAAAACGGAAGTATAGTCCCTGGAAAAACTCTTTCAGTCTGCCTTTCTTGTGATCATAGAGTGGTAGACGGTGCGGTAGGAGCCGGTTGGTTGGAAGTGTTTCGAAATTTTCTGGAACATCCTCTTCGGTTACTTGCCTGA
- a CDS encoding SRPBCC family protein, which produces MKDLSVNKTYGTFTSDTEVRFERLLPGPIETVWEYLTDSEKRGTWLAKGDMELKVGGKVELNFLHSSLSDEKTYPDRFKAMENGISGVETVTAIDAPRLLSFTWHPDSEVSFELVERGEDVLLTLRHRKLTDENGKLMVSSGWHTHLDILVSKLYKESVPKFWQTFAQYETSYEEKLKTIVKK; this is translated from the coding sequence ATGAAAGATCTATCTGTAAATAAAACGTATGGGACCTTCACTTCGGACACAGAGGTTCGTTTCGAAAGACTATTACCGGGACCGATAGAAACTGTTTGGGAATATCTGACGGATTCTGAAAAGAGGGGAACCTGGCTTGCGAAAGGGGATATGGAATTGAAGGTAGGAGGAAAAGTAGAACTAAACTTTTTGCATTCTTCTTTATCCGACGAAAAAACTTATCCTGATAGATTTAAGGCAATGGAAAATGGGATCAGCGGAGTAGAAACCGTCACTGCAATTGATGCTCCACGTCTTTTAAGTTTCACCTGGCATCCTGATTCTGAAGTAAGTTTCGAATTGGTCGAAAGAGGAGAGGATGTACTCCTTACTCTAAGACATCGGAAACTGACAGACGAGAATGGTAAACTCATGGTCTCTTCCGGCTGGCATACTCATTTGGATATTCTGGTTTCTAAACTTTATAAGGAATCAGTCCCTAAGTTCTGGCAGACATTTGCGCAATATGAAACTTCATATGAGGAAAAACTAAAAACTATCGTCAAGAAATAA
- a CDS encoding flagellin N-terminal helical domain-containing protein, producing the protein MIINHNLSAVNSHRSLKFNELAVDKTMKALSSGMRINSAGDDASGLAVSEKLRTQINGLRQAERNTEDGMSFIQTAEGFLQQSSDIIQRIRVLAIQTSNGIYSPEDRQLVQVEVSALVDEVDRIASQAEFNRFKLFEGDFARGSKRASMWFHMGPNQNQRERFFIGTMTSRALKLTKADGRPIAVSSPGEANEVIGLADAALGKIMKQRADMGAYFNRLEHSAKGLMAAYENMQASESRIRDADMAEEMVALTTKQILVQSGTAMLVQANLKPNSVLKLLQM; encoded by the coding sequence ATGATTATCAATCACAACCTGAGTGCGGTGAATTCTCACCGCTCTCTGAAGTTCAACGAGCTAGCTGTGGATAAAACCATGAAAGCTTTGTCTTCCGGCATGCGGATCAATTCTGCCGGCGACGACGCTTCGGGTTTGGCTGTCTCCGAAAAACTCAGAACGCAGATCAACGGACTGAGGCAAGCGGAGAGAAATACGGAAGATGGGATGAGTTTCATCCAGACTGCAGAAGGATTCCTTCAACAGTCTTCGGATATCATCCAAAGGATCCGGGTTTTGGCCATCCAAACCTCGAATGGGATTTACAGCCCCGAAGACAGACAATTGGTTCAGGTGGAAGTTTCCGCCCTAGTGGACGAAGTGGATCGTATTGCTTCTCAAGCCGAGTTCAATAGATTCAAATTGTTCGAAGGAGACTTCGCTAGAGGTTCCAAAAGAGCTTCTATGTGGTTCCATATGGGACCGAACCAGAACCAAAGGGAAAGGTTCTTCATTGGAACTATGACTTCCCGAGCTTTAAAGCTTACCAAGGCGGACGGTAGACCGATAGCGGTCTCTTCTCCTGGGGAAGCGAACGAAGTGATCGGCCTAGCCGATGCTGCGCTCGGAAAGATCATGAAGCAGAGGGCGGATATGGGAGCTTATTTTAATAGGCTGGAACATTCCGCAAAAGGTCTCATGGCAGCGTACGAAAATATGCAGGCCTCCGAGTCCAGAATTCGTGACGCCGATATGGCGGAGGAGATGGTTGCTCTAACTACAAAACAAATACTCGTGCAGAGTGGTACGGCGATGTTAGTGCAAGCAAATCTTAAACCGAATTCGGTCCTCAAACTTCTCCAAATGTAG
- a CDS encoding ArsR/SmtB family transcription factor: MQALDAIADPTRRKILELLFEGELGSGEIAGHFDISSAAISQHLKVLRECNLIQVRVDGQRRIHSLDYKGWKEIQDWLDRAKSFWEGRLDLLEKELRANKMRKGRR; this comes from the coding sequence ATGCAGGCTTTAGATGCGATTGCGGACCCAACCAGGCGCAAAATTTTGGAATTACTTTTCGAAGGCGAATTAGGATCGGGAGAAATTGCGGGACATTTTGATATAAGTTCCGCAGCGATTTCCCAACATCTTAAGGTTTTGAGAGAATGTAATCTGATCCAAGTGAGAGTGGATGGACAGAGAAGGATCCACTCGTTGGATTACAAAGGTTGGAAAGAGATCCAAGACTGGCTGGATAGAGCTAAATCTTTCTGGGAAGGAAGACTGGATCTTCTGGAAAAAGAATTGAGAGCCAATAAAATGAGAAAGGGGAGAAGATAG
- a CDS encoding acyltransferase family protein has protein sequence MSHTKSLKYRPDIDGLRALAVLSVVIFHAFPEFMIGGFIGVDIFFVISGYLISTILSRSLELGNFSFLDFYSRRIRRIFPALSTVLIVCLIFGYFSLFSEEYKNLGKQTVAGVFFYSNFDFLRDFTDYFNPLSEQKPLLHLWSLAIEEQFYILWPLLLFLTHKFKRNLILVTVILTFISFGLNIWNIYSDPVRTFYLPSTRVWELLSGSLLAWYHQFKKKVADPDKNPIFPELQSVLGILCIFLGIFLIKKGSAFPGFLALVPVLGAVLLINSGNRSRFNRKVLGNPISIFFGLISFPLYLWHWPLLSFANILEGGTPIWQIRVLAVFISILFSYLTWAFLEKKIRFKESRYISIILVILLVSIGIVGRFIYTNQGLKFRGREFETSDLTFQKWSFTQKDCREEFKTALGQGLTYCSYTDSNQNPEIALIGDSHSEHFYYGLSEYYRIKQNKNLILLGMSACPILAGVTKYRNFECSITQRILKYVSDSESIKTVILSGRGPTHMTGKGFGEIENHIDARMVTSLNTSLKDSKEIYKISLFETVRKLQSSGKKVILISDNPELGFDPKACGNQRPFRLTYYGVKNPCAVSRREFDERNQDYHKILDYISDSFPINEVKIWEPWKQLCDQYWCWAIKDGKLMYRDGNHLNPEGSKWLGERFAPK, from the coding sequence ATGAGCCATACTAAATCTTTAAAGTATCGCCCGGATATAGACGGGCTTAGGGCACTTGCGGTACTTTCCGTGGTGATCTTCCACGCTTTTCCTGAATTTATGATCGGAGGCTTTATCGGGGTAGATATATTTTTCGTGATTTCAGGATACCTGATATCCACGATTTTATCCCGCTCTCTCGAATTAGGGAATTTTAGCTTTTTAGATTTTTATTCCCGAAGAATACGTAGAATTTTCCCCGCGCTATCTACAGTACTAATTGTCTGTCTAATATTCGGATATTTCTCTCTATTCTCGGAAGAATACAAGAACTTAGGAAAACAAACCGTAGCCGGAGTATTCTTTTATTCTAATTTTGATTTTTTACGTGATTTTACTGATTATTTTAATCCTTTATCCGAACAAAAACCGCTTTTACATCTATGGTCATTGGCAATCGAAGAGCAATTCTATATTTTATGGCCCCTACTCCTATTTTTGACTCATAAATTCAAACGAAATCTCATATTGGTCACCGTTATTCTCACTTTTATTTCTTTCGGTTTAAATATTTGGAATATATACTCTGATCCAGTCAGAACCTTTTATCTACCTAGCACTCGTGTTTGGGAGCTTCTATCTGGATCACTACTCGCTTGGTATCATCAATTTAAAAAGAAGGTCGCAGATCCGGATAAAAATCCAATCTTTCCGGAGCTTCAATCGGTATTAGGAATCTTATGTATCTTTTTAGGAATTTTTCTAATTAAAAAAGGATCCGCATTTCCCGGATTCCTGGCTTTAGTTCCTGTATTAGGAGCGGTATTACTTATCAATTCAGGAAATCGTTCTAGATTTAATCGTAAAGTTTTAGGAAACCCTATCTCTATATTTTTTGGCTTGATTAGTTTCCCCTTATATTTATGGCATTGGCCTCTACTATCCTTTGCAAATATTTTAGAAGGAGGAACTCCGATTTGGCAAATTCGAGTACTTGCAGTTTTCATATCTATTTTGTTCTCATATTTGACTTGGGCATTTTTGGAAAAGAAAATCCGTTTCAAAGAGAGCAGATACATTTCTATTATTCTCGTAATTTTACTCGTTTCTATAGGAATAGTAGGAAGATTTATCTACACGAATCAAGGATTGAAATTTAGGGGAAGAGAATTTGAAACCTCTGACTTAACGTTTCAGAAATGGAGTTTCACTCAAAAAGACTGCCGGGAAGAATTCAAGACTGCTTTAGGACAAGGCCTAACTTATTGTTCTTATACCGATTCGAACCAAAATCCCGAAATTGCTCTTATCGGAGATAGCCATTCCGAACATTTTTATTATGGACTATCCGAATATTACCGAATCAAGCAAAACAAAAATTTAATACTCTTGGGAATGAGTGCATGTCCGATCCTAGCAGGTGTTACAAAATATCGCAATTTCGAATGTTCTATCACACAAAGAATTCTGAAATACGTCTCAGATAGTGAGTCCATCAAAACGGTTATTTTAAGCGGAAGAGGCCCGACACATATGACTGGAAAAGGTTTTGGAGAAATCGAGAACCATATTGATGCCAGAATGGTAACAAGTCTAAATACGAGTCTAAAAGATTCGAAAGAAATTTATAAAATTTCATTGTTCGAGACCGTCCGCAAACTTCAGTCTTCCGGGAAAAAGGTAATTCTGATTTCGGATAATCCTGAATTAGGTTTCGATCCTAAGGCTTGCGGAAACCAAAGACCTTTTAGGCTTACATATTATGGAGTCAAAAATCCTTGCGCTGTCTCAAGGAGAGAATTCGACGAACGCAATCAAGATTATCATAAAATTTTAGATTATATATCTGATTCCTTTCCGATTAACGAAGTAAAAATCTGGGAACCTTGGAAACAACTTTGCGACCAATATTGGTGTTGGGCAATAAAAGATGGAAAGTTAATGTATAGAGACGGCAACCATCTCAACCCAGAAGGATCTAAATGGTTAGGGGAAAGATTCGCCCCAAAATAA
- a CDS encoding pyruvate dehydrogenase complex E1 component subunit beta → MAVLTYREALNRAMTEEMEKDPNIFLMGEEVGHYEGAYKVSQGMLAKFGERRIIDTPISENGFAGVGIGAAMVGLRPIIEFMTWNFSLVAIDQIINSAAKMNYMSAGQFPIPIVFRGAGGAGGRLAAQHSQSFESWYAHIPGLKVLAPYTPSDAYGLLKTSIRDNNPTIFIESEVLYGSKGEVPDGEFLIPMGKSDIKREGTQLTIISWSRALMYVLPAAEKLAKEGISVEVLDLRSIRPLDEEGILASVRKTNRALIVEEGWNVAGFGAQVAYLIQKEAFDYLDSPVERITQEDVPMPYAANLEKSSLPSEDKIIKKVREMIK, encoded by the coding sequence ATGGCAGTACTCACTTACAGAGAAGCACTCAATCGCGCAATGACGGAAGAAATGGAGAAGGATCCGAATATCTTTCTCATGGGAGAAGAAGTAGGTCATTACGAAGGCGCCTACAAAGTTTCCCAAGGAATGCTCGCTAAGTTCGGAGAAAGAAGGATCATAGACACTCCAATTTCTGAGAACGGTTTTGCAGGAGTCGGAATAGGTGCGGCTATGGTAGGCCTTAGACCAATCATAGAATTTATGACCTGGAACTTCTCACTTGTGGCAATCGATCAGATCATCAACTCCGCGGCGAAAATGAATTATATGAGTGCGGGACAATTTCCGATCCCAATCGTTTTCAGGGGTGCAGGAGGCGCTGGAGGAAGACTCGCAGCCCAACACTCCCAATCCTTCGAGAGTTGGTATGCACATATACCCGGCTTAAAGGTGCTCGCCCCCTACACTCCATCAGATGCTTACGGACTTTTAAAAACTTCCATCCGAGATAATAACCCAACCATCTTCATAGAGAGCGAGGTATTGTACGGCTCTAAGGGAGAAGTTCCGGACGGAGAATTTTTGATCCCGATGGGTAAATCGGATATCAAAAGAGAAGGTACACAACTCACGATCATCAGTTGGTCTAGAGCCCTTATGTATGTCCTTCCCGCAGCGGAAAAACTGGCAAAAGAAGGAATTTCAGTCGAAGTTTTAGATCTAAGAAGTATAAGACCTTTAGACGAAGAAGGGATTTTGGCTTCTGTCAGGAAAACAAATAGAGCTCTCATAGTGGAAGAAGGTTGGAATGTGGCGGGATTCGGCGCACAAGTTGCCTATCTTATCCAAAAAGAAGCATTCGATTATCTGGATTCTCCGGTAGAAAGGATCACCCAGGAAGATGTGCCTATGCCCTATGCTGCCAATCTTGAAAAATCCTCCCTGCCAAGCGAAGATAAAATTATCAAAAAAGTCAGAGAAATGATTAAGTAA
- a CDS encoding flagellin N-terminal helical domain-containing protein, with protein sequence MIINHNLAAINSHRVLKFQNNEVAKNMEALSSGMRINRAGDDASGLAVSEKMRTQVKGLRQAERNTEDGMSLIQTTEGYLQETNDIIQRVRVLAIQSSNGIYGAEDRQMIQVEVSQLIDEIDRISSQAEFNKMALLQGDFARGSRTASMWFHIGPNQHQRERVYIATMTAKALNLIKSDGTLLTLSTAELSNEAIGFLDDALMKINKQRANLGAYYNRLEHASKGLMVAYENIQASESRIRDADMAEETVAFTKNQILVQSGTAMLAQANVRPQSVLQLLR encoded by the coding sequence ATGATCATTAACCATAACTTAGCCGCGATTAACTCCCACCGCGTTCTGAAGTTCCAGAACAACGAAGTGGCGAAAAACATGGAGGCTCTTTCTTCCGGTATGCGTATTAACCGCGCCGGTGATGATGCATCCGGTCTAGCCGTTTCCGAGAAAATGAGAACTCAGGTGAAAGGACTTCGCCAAGCGGAGAGAAACACTGAGGACGGCATGTCCCTGATCCAAACTACGGAAGGATATCTGCAGGAAACTAATGATATCATCCAGAGGGTCCGTGTACTTGCTATCCAATCTTCCAACGGAATCTACGGTGCAGAAGACCGTCAGATGATCCAAGTAGAAGTTTCTCAGCTTATAGACGAAATTGATCGCATTTCCTCCCAAGCAGAGTTTAACAAGATGGCATTGCTCCAAGGCGATTTCGCTCGTGGATCAAGAACCGCTTCTATGTGGTTCCACATCGGACCGAACCAGCACCAGAGGGAACGTGTCTATATCGCAACTATGACCGCTAAGGCTCTGAATTTGATCAAGTCTGACGGGACACTTTTGACTCTTTCTACTGCTGAACTTTCTAACGAAGCAATCGGCTTTCTTGACGATGCTTTAATGAAAATCAACAAACAAAGAGCAAATCTTGGAGCTTACTATAACAGATTAGAGCATGCCTCTAAAGGTCTGATGGTAGCTTACGAGAACATCCAAGCTTCAGAGTCGAGAATCAGGGACGCGGATATGGCAGAGGAAACTGTTGCATTCACCAAGAACCAAATTTTGGTTCAATCGGGAACTGCAATGTTAGCACAAGCTAACGTAAGACCTCAGTCTGTCCTCCAGTTACTTAGGTAA